One Thermosphaera aggregans DNA segment encodes these proteins:
- a CDS encoding ferritin-like domain-containing protein — protein MKNSEQVELFKNMSYKEKEYSDKLLSTIEKFKHPVLAAVFSAVGLDSLKHSRLYESLAKLAESESPFLTEEEYREIEKSIEEHIRLEAEMVRLTKELLDKAKDPRMKLILEAIHKDEMVHHQLLVSIRDKIARKETFTEETLWDAIWKESPWHGTPGG, from the coding sequence ATGAAAAATAGTGAACAAGTTGAATTATTCAAAAACATGAGCTATAAGGAAAAAGAATACTCTGATAAATTATTATCCACTATTGAAAAATTCAAGCACCCTGTTCTCGCGGCGGTTTTCTCTGCAGTAGGATTGGATTCCTTAAAGCATTCTAGACTATACGAGTCATTGGCTAAGCTGGCAGAGTCTGAATCCCCCTTCTTAACCGAGGAGGAGTATCGTGAAATAGAGAAGTCTATTGAGGAACACATCAGGCTTGAAGCAGAAATGGTGCGTTTGACTAAGGAATTACTCGATAAGGCTAAAGACCCGAGAATGAAGCTCATTCTCGAAGCAATACATAAGGATGAGATGGTGCATCACCAACTCCTAGTTTCTATTAGAGACAAGATTGCAAGGAAAGAGACCTTCACGGAGGAAACATTGTGGGATGCTATTTGGAAGGAAAGTCCCTGGCATGGAACCCCAGGAGGCTGA
- a CDS encoding dicarboxylate/amino acid:cation symporter has protein sequence MSNEVVFQIRLGKRPLLLLISAILGLAVGIIVGEPVKNIAILGDIYVALLKFIVGPLVFLCIAWAVMSMGDLVKLGKIFLGFIPYWIFMGLASVGTAYAIGSMLKPGEGVQLPGGQQVTPASLTIADYLKNIIPSNFIDMFLNLKMLQIIFTAILVGIAVGIIGRTTPQVKEFLTRLFESLLAVVYKLLDFILWYGPIGVFALMANVAAVVGVIAVGAFAKLVLAFYVSGLIVLLIIQPLVMILVARLNPVRFWKKYFPAMITAFSTASSNATLPVTINSAIEAGVSKEVATVILPVAATINMQGACATITLFTLFAFQALGIPLGFGEVLTLVVLGFLGATAAAGVPGGAAIVAVATAAALGIPVEAAGWMVGVHPAVDPFETMLNVIGDPLGATIVSKYVTKDFNEEKWRK, from the coding sequence ATGAGTAATGAAGTAGTCTTCCAAATAAGGCTGGGTAAAAGACCATTATTGCTATTGATAAGTGCTATATTAGGGTTGGCTGTAGGAATCATTGTCGGAGAGCCTGTTAAAAACATAGCAATACTAGGAGACATTTATGTTGCTCTACTAAAATTCATAGTGGGCCCATTAGTATTCCTCTGCATTGCATGGGCAGTAATGAGCATGGGAGACTTAGTAAAGCTCGGCAAAATCTTCCTAGGATTCATACCCTACTGGATCTTCATGGGACTAGCATCGGTTGGAACAGCATACGCGATAGGCTCAATGCTTAAGCCGGGTGAAGGGGTTCAGCTACCAGGAGGACAGCAGGTTACTCCTGCATCTCTCACAATCGCGGATTACTTGAAAAACATTATACCCTCCAACTTTATCGACATGTTCTTGAATCTTAAAATGCTTCAGATAATATTCACCGCTATACTGGTTGGAATCGCTGTGGGCATAATAGGACGCACCACACCGCAGGTTAAGGAATTCCTGACAAGATTATTCGAATCCCTACTAGCAGTAGTCTACAAGCTATTAGACTTCATCTTATGGTACGGGCCAATAGGTGTTTTCGCATTAATGGCTAATGTAGCCGCTGTCGTAGGAGTCATAGCTGTAGGCGCGTTCGCCAAACTAGTGCTCGCCTTCTACGTGAGCGGGTTAATAGTTCTCCTGATAATCCAGCCATTAGTAATGATTCTCGTGGCAAGGTTGAACCCGGTGAGATTCTGGAAGAAGTACTTCCCAGCCATGATCACCGCCTTCTCAACGGCAAGCAGTAATGCAACACTCCCTGTCACCATAAACTCTGCAATAGAGGCAGGGGTTTCTAAAGAAGTTGCCACGGTAATCCTGCCCGTCGCAGCAACCATCAACATGCAAGGAGCCTGTGCAACTATCACTTTGTTCACGCTGTTCGCTTTCCAGGCATTAGGGATACCGCTAGGGTTTGGAGAGGTGTTAACACTAGTAGTCCTAGGATTCTTGGGAGCGACAGCCGCTGCAGGCGTCCCTGGTGGAGCCGCGATCGTTGCAGTAGCCACTGCAGCAGCTCTAGGTATTCCTGTTGAAGCAGCCGGCTGGATGGTTGGAGTCCACCCTGCAGTAGATCCGTTTGAAACAATGCTCAACGTCATAGGGGACCCGTTGGGCGCTACCATAGTCTCAAAATACGTAACGAAAGACTTTAATGAGGAAAAATGGAGAAAATAG
- a CDS encoding S1C family serine protease codes for MDLKSLSNEISKIVEQVKPSVVTVSTLVEHPLTIFGYEPVKGFGSGFVVSKGYIVTNAHVIRDAAKVTVSYVDGYASRAVVVAEDPTRDLALLETEDYGSPIKLGDSSKLKVGEIVLAVGSPLGLFQHTVTLGVVSATGRTIVGENIVLEDLIQTDAAINPGNSGGPLINLDGEAVGVTTAIIPFAQGIGFAIPINTVKRFIGMIEKYGRPLRAWIGVYVAPLNPTIASVYNIPVKEGLLVVKSIPGTPAYRRGIREGDVIIQANNVPVTRSSDLKEIIEDSIDKGFVNLLIQRGSNTYSLDVEIIVQPL; via the coding sequence ATGGATTTGAAGTCTTTGAGCAATGAAATCTCTAAAATCGTGGAACAGGTTAAACCCTCGGTTGTAACAGTTTCAACCCTTGTCGAGCACCCTCTTACGATTTTCGGGTACGAACCGGTTAAAGGGTTTGGCTCAGGATTCGTTGTTTCAAAAGGTTACATTGTAACCAATGCTCATGTAATCAGGGATGCAGCCAAAGTAACGGTAAGCTATGTAGACGGGTATGCCAGTAGGGCAGTTGTGGTAGCCGAGGACCCCACAAGGGATCTCGCACTCCTTGAAACGGAAGATTATGGTTCCCCGATAAAGCTGGGGGATTCATCTAAGCTCAAAGTAGGTGAAATAGTACTGGCTGTTGGCTCTCCGCTAGGCTTGTTCCAACACACTGTTACACTAGGGGTTGTAAGCGCTACGGGTAGAACCATTGTCGGGGAAAACATTGTTTTAGAAGACCTGATACAGACGGATGCGGCGATAAACCCTGGCAATAGCGGGGGACCCTTAATAAATCTCGACGGTGAAGCAGTCGGAGTGACCACAGCGATAATTCCGTTCGCGCAAGGCATAGGTTTCGCCATACCTATAAACACGGTGAAAAGATTTATCGGAATGATTGAAAAGTATGGGAGACCTTTGAGAGCTTGGATCGGGGTTTATGTAGCTCCCTTAAATCCCACGATAGCCTCTGTTTACAATATACCGGTTAAAGAAGGATTACTAGTGGTTAAAAGTATACCTGGCACGCCTGCTTATAGAAGAGGCATTAGGGAAGGAGACGTTATAATTCAAGCTAACAATGTCCCCGTTACGAGAAGTAGTGATCTTAAAGAAATAATTGAGGATAGCATTGACAAGGGGTTTGTAAACCTTTTGATTCAAAGAGGTTCCAACACATATTCACTTGACGTAGAAATTATTGTTCAACCTCTATAG
- a CDS encoding NAD-dependent epimerase/dehydratase family protein produces the protein MKVLVTGGAGFIGHHVALHLSSKGYDIKVLDYLERASPTGISRLKDNGIPVIIGDVRSFQDYSNFDIVVHAAALVNVEESVQNPLEYYDVNSMGTARVGYECSKRKIPLIYLSSAAVYGDPVKIPVSENDPVDPPSPYGLSKLMGEQVLGNYSKIYGLKHVSLRLFNVYGPGQNPSYAGVVSRFIANIVEGGSLEIYGDGTQTRDFIHVEDVAKVVEEFISKNIFDNRVYNVGTGIGTRIIDLAKLVMRITGRSVNIVFKPARIGEVRHSVADVSRLRGRIVFNPINLEEGISKLLQTIHKYKVE, from the coding sequence GTGAAGGTGCTCGTTACCGGCGGCGCAGGATTTATAGGGCATCACGTAGCCCTGCACCTCAGTAGTAAAGGATATGATATAAAGGTTTTAGACTACCTTGAAAGAGCCAGCCCTACGGGGATATCTCGGCTGAAAGATAACGGGATCCCCGTGATTATCGGAGATGTGAGATCTTTTCAAGACTACAGCAATTTCGATATTGTGGTGCATGCTGCCGCATTGGTGAATGTTGAGGAGAGTGTTCAAAACCCTCTTGAATACTACGATGTGAACAGCATGGGCACTGCGAGAGTAGGATACGAGTGTTCTAAGAGGAAGATACCTTTAATCTATTTAAGCTCGGCTGCAGTTTACGGTGACCCTGTTAAAATACCTGTTAGTGAGAACGATCCCGTTGACCCTCCCTCGCCTTATGGATTGAGCAAGCTCATGGGCGAGCAAGTCTTGGGGAATTACTCGAAAATATACGGGCTTAAACACGTCTCGCTAAGATTGTTCAACGTCTACGGGCCTGGGCAAAACCCCAGTTACGCAGGGGTCGTATCAAGATTCATCGCCAACATTGTTGAAGGCGGAAGCCTTGAAATCTATGGGGATGGTACGCAGACTAGGGATTTCATCCACGTGGAGGATGTTGCGAAAGTTGTCGAGGAATTCATCTCGAAAAATATTTTCGACAACAGGGTTTACAATGTCGGTACGGGTATTGGGACGAGAATCATAGATCTCGCTAAACTGGTTATGAGGATTACAGGACGCTCGGTTAATATTGTTTTCAAACCTGCGAGAATTGGAGAGGTTAGGCATAGTGTAGCCGATGTTTCGAGACTCAGGGGGCGAATCGTGTTCAACCCGATCAATTTAGAGGAAGGGATTAGTAAGCTTCTCCAAACTATTCACAAATACAAGGTTGAATAG
- a CDS encoding Lrp/AsnC family transcriptional regulator has protein sequence MIIDDLDKKILEFLREDSRVSLKIISENTGKPVSTIHERIKRLFKSGILRKFTVLIDYGRLGYGIKVLILVNVDGKHIIDVENYVSQHPNVQAVYDITGEFDVAVIAAFKSMSELDKFVKWLLQNPFIRQTRTSIIFRIVKETFHLPISD, from the coding sequence ATGATAATAGATGATTTAGACAAGAAGATCTTGGAGTTTTTACGAGAAGATTCAAGAGTAAGCTTGAAAATCATATCGGAGAACACCGGAAAACCCGTATCCACTATTCATGAAAGAATAAAAAGACTCTTCAAGAGCGGGATTTTGAGGAAGTTCACGGTCCTAATAGACTATGGAAGATTAGGCTATGGAATAAAGGTTTTAATACTGGTGAATGTGGATGGTAAGCATATTATTGATGTGGAAAACTATGTATCCCAGCATCCAAACGTTCAAGCAGTATATGACATAACGGGCGAGTTTGACGTCGCTGTTATAGCGGCTTTTAAATCAATGAGCGAGCTAGACAAGTTTGTGAAATGGCTTCTGCAAAACCCGTTTATCCGGCAAACTAGAACTAGTATTATTTTCCGAATTGTCAAAGAGACCTTCCACCTACCCATATCCGACTAG
- a CDS encoding glutamine synthetase family protein, with protein sequence MQQEKIKILFPDVTGVHREVEIFLHQKPDCLYGFKTSVDGSSLPDYASVEDGDLFLKPASGKFVDLSSYGGGLLVVGAVYFSKGERHYLDTRLKAEETSKYLFEHGLEALVGYELEFFIMRKIKHYLDSRRQLFYAKPVENTCLTRQGNGKYFTSIHSRVDEILEETTTALTRAGIAPLKIHRENGVFNQYEISFRPYPLLEACDNIILSIKTVREVSKAKRLTAVFMPKPFTDDYGNGLHLHLSLWVGARNILFEDGALSQEGRYFIGGILQHARSLAAFTNPSLNSYKRLAPGFEAPVHIAWGYGNRTAMVRIPRNGESIEARNPDASMNPYLGVPALILAGMDGLRKKIDPGDAVEFNLYEKQGFSNIRRLPLSLKEALEELMSDYEYLKPVFSKSFIEKYVELKMREVVAEITLPSVLEYQLLEHIS encoded by the coding sequence ATGCAGCAGGAAAAAATTAAGATATTATTCCCCGATGTGACAGGCGTGCACAGGGAGGTCGAAATATTCCTCCATCAAAAACCAGACTGCCTCTACGGGTTTAAGACGAGCGTGGACGGTTCCAGCCTCCCTGATTACGCAAGCGTCGAAGACGGGGACTTGTTTCTGAAGCCTGCGTCAGGTAAGTTTGTCGATTTAAGTAGCTATGGGGGCGGGTTGCTAGTAGTTGGCGCTGTCTATTTTTCGAAGGGTGAGAGGCATTACTTGGATACTAGGCTAAAGGCAGAGGAAACTAGTAAGTATCTATTCGAGCATGGTTTAGAAGCGCTTGTTGGTTATGAATTAGAATTCTTTATAATGCGGAAAATAAAGCACTACTTAGATTCAAGGAGACAGTTATTCTATGCGAAGCCCGTGGAGAATACCTGTTTAACCAGGCAGGGGAACGGGAAATATTTTACATCAATCCACTCAAGAGTGGATGAAATCCTCGAAGAGACTACAACAGCTCTTACACGAGCAGGCATAGCTCCGCTTAAAATCCACAGGGAAAACGGGGTTTTCAACCAGTATGAGATTTCATTCCGACCCTACCCTCTTTTAGAAGCTTGTGATAACATAATTCTCTCCATTAAAACAGTTCGTGAAGTATCGAAAGCTAAGAGGCTGACCGCCGTTTTCATGCCAAAGCCATTCACGGATGATTATGGAAATGGTCTACACCTGCACTTAAGCCTATGGGTGGGCGCCAGGAATATTCTGTTCGAAGACGGAGCCCTATCCCAGGAGGGAAGGTATTTCATAGGAGGAATACTTCAGCATGCAAGAAGCCTGGCAGCTTTCACAAACCCCTCTTTGAACAGTTATAAAAGACTAGCCCCCGGCTTCGAGGCCCCGGTCCACATAGCATGGGGTTATGGAAATCGAACCGCGATGGTGCGGATCCCGAGAAATGGGGAAAGCATTGAGGCTCGTAATCCAGACGCTTCCATGAACCCGTACCTTGGAGTACCGGCACTGATACTAGCTGGAATGGATGGGTTGAGGAAGAAAATAGATCCGGGGGATGCGGTCGAGTTCAATCTTTACGAGAAACAGGGGTTTTCAAATATTAGGAGACTGCCTTTGTCGCTTAAAGAAGCGTTGGAAGAGTTAATGTCTGACTACGAGTATTTGAAACCAGTGTTTTCAAAATCTTTCATAGAAAAGTATGTTGAGTTAAAGATGCGTGAAGTAGTTGCTGAGATAACCCTCCCGAGCGTTCTCGAGTACCAACTTCTAGAGCATATCTCCTAG
- a CDS encoding MTH1187 family thiamine-binding protein, producing the protein MLAVIRVIPIGTGKPSIGDYVKEVVEVIKKRGVNYQVTPFGTALEASSIMEVSTLIDEIIEKMRDLGVFRMAIDVSFDIRFDKELSLEYKVRRVIE; encoded by the coding sequence GTGTTAGCTGTGATTCGCGTAATCCCAATCGGTACTGGCAAGCCAAGTATCGGGGATTATGTAAAAGAAGTAGTAGAGGTGATTAAAAAGCGAGGAGTGAATTACCAGGTCACCCCGTTTGGAACCGCTCTCGAGGCTTCAAGCATTATGGAAGTTTCAACACTTATAGATGAAATAATTGAAAAAATGAGGGATTTAGGGGTTTTTAGAATGGCTATCGATGTTTCATTTGACATCAGGTTTGACAAGGAGTTATCGTTGGAGTACAAGGTGAGAAGAGTTATCGAATAA
- the hjc gene encoding Holliday junction resolvase Hjc: MSNRRRGFSHERDLVQRFWNHGFAVIRSPASGSKAKTILYPDIVAIYHGKVLAIEAKTIRRERTIYLKKQQVEKLIEFSKRAGGEAYIAVKIVGTGEWRFISLNSLQDTGGLKITKTHLSASLKLEDLVSIVKGVRRLGDFSKH; this comes from the coding sequence ATGAGCAACCGGAGAAGAGGATTTTCCCATGAAAGAGATCTAGTTCAGAGGTTTTGGAACCATGGTTTTGCCGTAATCCGTTCTCCCGCAAGCGGATCCAAGGCTAAGACAATCCTTTACCCTGATATCGTAGCGATTTACCATGGTAAAGTCCTAGCCATTGAAGCTAAAACTATTAGAAGGGAGAGAACGATTTACCTGAAGAAGCAACAAGTTGAAAAGCTCATCGAGTTCTCTAAACGAGCTGGTGGAGAAGCTTATATAGCTGTAAAGATTGTTGGAACAGGAGAATGGAGATTTATCAGTTTGAACAGCTTACAGGATACGGGGGGTTTGAAGATTACTAAGACACACCTTTCCGCCTCCCTTAAACTAGAGGATCTTGTTTCAATTGTAAAAGGTGTGAGAAGGCTTGGTGACTTCTCAAAACACTGA
- a CDS encoding metallophosphoesterase family protein, which yields MNSKLYLMIGATMILLLLISSAGFGNAENTTILPGIVYNVTENIFKEIGPVLPAIVQPGSVIQLTLAQGYSGLSITRAFLVSAKIVNNNLVYLNYSLEVEKAGVDQYSFIVPSGVEDGLYDLVVESNTATYHVKRSIWVVSQWPSELKIAVMTDLHFITGTPDTLTGDVNRVSAFTLAGLLNPDLIFWLGDITDQASPGEYYAAQTYRYSLLYKYPILGIPGNHDVPDSSYRRYLGPSYWYRILGDRLLVVGLFTGEGGTPSWEQIVFLEEVLSNYNYIPFKAILVHHPMFYYQGELYTWYNDTETLKPYSQGVQTPVSSYWSNNMTAFRYVLKLIEDYNITFVLSGHVHRDFFVKYNSIRTNTTTLFMTFTTTAHGTASYDAIGFFKFNLETGEVSFPVKPPTFIGFQNSSTPLALNSIPIGIYPPTNNLGWSNKTYFLVKLAQSNNAYTVSLGNNLEWLNISGELFWILPWNGSSFNYVINTGNPSVLEINAYMRNSLLYLSLRLAVNYGDNIGLTIFNAPDTEPPDIVVGSYTPRPPYLNRTFTLYLRGTDSEWGIKSVSFVLTDGANTTSLEYTQTPSTYTQKLNNITYTLQFTIVSATTKSVLLNTTVTDYYGRTRIKVFNITFVPYGAQAPANPILVVSDVVIEPESPTTTITTTTMETETQTASTTTTPTTTTMTTTPPLITTEPPPPQEEADYTLIGLAIVVLIVAVAVIYVFFLKK from the coding sequence GTGAACAGCAAGTTGTACTTAATGATCGGCGCAACCATGATCCTCCTGCTTCTCATATCCAGTGCAGGCTTCGGAAACGCGGAGAACACGACAATATTGCCAGGGATTGTCTACAACGTTACAGAGAACATCTTTAAAGAGATAGGTCCTGTATTGCCTGCGATTGTCCAACCTGGCAGTGTAATACAGCTTACATTAGCTCAGGGTTATTCAGGGCTATCAATAACTCGAGCATTCCTGGTCTCGGCGAAAATAGTGAACAACAACTTGGTGTATCTTAACTACTCATTAGAAGTTGAGAAGGCTGGTGTAGACCAATATAGTTTCATTGTGCCGTCGGGCGTTGAAGACGGGTTATACGACTTGGTGGTTGAGTCGAATACAGCAACGTACCATGTTAAGAGAAGCATTTGGGTTGTCTCCCAATGGCCTAGTGAGCTAAAGATCGCGGTAATGACTGATCTTCACTTTATAACAGGTACTCCCGACACTTTGACCGGGGATGTGAACAGGGTTTCAGCCTTTACCCTGGCCGGCCTGTTGAACCCTGACCTTATATTCTGGCTGGGGGACATAACGGATCAAGCCTCTCCTGGAGAGTACTATGCGGCACAGACCTATAGGTATTCACTACTGTACAAGTACCCCATCCTCGGGATTCCTGGTAATCATGATGTGCCAGACTCCAGCTATAGGAGATACCTCGGACCCTCTTATTGGTACAGGATTCTCGGGGATAGACTGCTAGTAGTGGGATTGTTCACCGGTGAGGGTGGAACCCCGAGCTGGGAGCAAATAGTTTTCCTAGAGGAGGTACTATCTAACTATAATTACATACCGTTCAAAGCCATACTTGTTCACCACCCAATGTTCTACTACCAGGGCGAGTTATACACGTGGTACAATGACACCGAAACATTGAAACCATACTCTCAAGGAGTTCAGACCCCTGTTAGCAGCTACTGGAGTAACAATATGACGGCTTTCAGATACGTGTTAAAACTGATCGAGGATTACAACATTACTTTTGTTCTTTCAGGACACGTTCACAGAGACTTCTTCGTTAAATACAATAGTATTAGAACTAATACTACAACATTGTTCATGACCTTTACCACAACGGCACATGGAACCGCTAGTTACGACGCAATAGGGTTCTTCAAATTCAACCTTGAAACCGGAGAAGTCTCCTTCCCTGTCAAGCCTCCAACATTCATTGGTTTCCAAAACTCTTCAACTCCTCTAGCACTGAACAGTATCCCAATAGGAATTTATCCTCCCACAAACAACCTAGGATGGTCTAACAAGACATACTTCCTGGTGAAACTGGCCCAGTCTAACAATGCGTACACGGTCTCGCTTGGTAATAATCTGGAATGGTTAAACATTTCAGGAGAGCTGTTCTGGATACTACCATGGAACGGGTCAAGCTTCAACTACGTTATCAACACGGGGAATCCCTCCGTACTAGAGATTAATGCATATATGAGGAACAGCCTCCTCTATCTATCTCTGAGACTAGCTGTGAATTACGGAGACAATATCGGGCTAACAATCTTCAACGCCCCAGACACGGAGCCGCCTGACATCGTGGTAGGCTCCTATACTCCGAGGCCTCCGTATTTGAACAGGACATTCACCCTTTACCTTAGAGGAACGGATTCTGAATGGGGCATCAAGTCAGTATCATTCGTCTTGACAGACGGGGCAAACACTACATCTTTAGAATATACTCAAACACCCAGCACTTATACTCAGAAACTAAACAACATAACCTATACTCTTCAGTTCACAATAGTATCCGCCACTACCAAGTCAGTATTGCTTAACACGACTGTTACAGATTACTACGGAAGAACACGTATCAAAGTCTTCAACATCACATTTGTACCATACGGTGCCCAAGCCCCTGCAAACCCTATCCTAGTAGTTTCAGACGTAGTCATCGAGCCTGAGTCCCCCACGACAACCATTACAACCACAACCATGGAGACAGAGACACAAACCGCTTCAACAACCACCACACCTACAACTACAACCATGACAACAACCCCACCGTTAATCACAACGGAGCCACCCCCGCCTCAAGAAGAAGCGGACTACACATTAATCGGGTTAGCAATAGTCGTATTGATTGTTGCAGTGGCAGTAATCTACGTATTCTTTCTTAAAAAATAG
- a CDS encoding glucodextranase DOMON-like domain-containing protein, whose protein sequence is MKKAILILIISLLLISAIPLTTNALVKPGQTVTVGVDLAHGESNKYLDYIMGNITFVNWKIINESFTATVLADVDILLIGQPTASLSPEELDALVKWLSKGDKVLYVAGDSDYGGGVNSIAAVNNLLEYVGAKLRLEQGAVYSPTPCRNYTYKGVDSPVCCGAYYRMTAFVEPDNVSELFTNVLDEGVQYPILMHGPTAVIWQDEMGNYHDPVNETFPGLIRIAWYHLAYIGDNQAPNPFVYDPLIYGTGDWNFIAYAAEYHQEKNNLIVVAGESLYGDYEPAWASSYYNVTLDGPKFVTNLIKWFIRILETYDPITRLETIAVFSDPVGDDKGTGTFLYPTNPVFQPSIYDLVKFGAYADDNFIYFRTTVKNLGGNPWNGPNGFCLQNVQIYIATTSEALPISTNSIGLGVQIWHGWHYAVIAIPGWGTTPYPDGEVSVLFNANMSMLADEYNNNTVFDVYLSEAEPNTIEVKIAKSLLADVENIRNWIVFVALSSYDGYSEGKVRGVQTGDPGEWVLGGGDPLAILAGVQPKVIDILAPTPEAQYAMLTSYDTANNIPAKVSGVKLLGLLEPGVGATVTETQTITTTKTEVSTTTKTETSPVTDYTITGVVAGVLLLVIIVMAVTMMRKK, encoded by the coding sequence ATGAAGAAAGCGATCTTAATCCTAATTATCTCACTACTCTTAATATCAGCAATACCTTTGACTACAAACGCGCTCGTAAAACCCGGTCAAACAGTAACTGTTGGAGTCGATCTCGCCCACGGCGAGAGCAATAAGTACTTAGACTATATAATGGGTAATATAACATTCGTCAACTGGAAAATAATAAATGAATCCTTCACGGCAACCGTTCTAGCCGACGTTGACATACTGCTTATAGGACAGCCTACCGCTAGTCTCTCGCCAGAAGAGCTAGACGCCTTGGTAAAATGGCTTTCTAAAGGAGACAAGGTGCTGTACGTTGCAGGAGACAGTGATTATGGCGGAGGAGTGAACAGTATAGCGGCCGTGAACAACCTGCTAGAGTATGTTGGTGCAAAACTAAGGCTTGAGCAAGGAGCCGTTTACTCACCAACTCCATGCAGAAACTACACTTACAAAGGAGTTGACTCACCAGTATGCTGTGGTGCATACTACCGTATGACAGCTTTCGTCGAGCCTGACAACGTTTCCGAATTGTTCACAAACGTGTTAGACGAGGGAGTGCAATACCCGATACTCATGCACGGACCGACAGCTGTTATCTGGCAGGATGAGATGGGCAATTACCACGACCCTGTGAACGAGACATTCCCAGGATTGATAAGAATAGCCTGGTACCATCTAGCATACATTGGTGACAACCAGGCTCCAAACCCGTTTGTGTACGACCCGTTGATATATGGCACAGGCGACTGGAACTTCATCGCATACGCGGCCGAGTATCATCAGGAGAAGAACAACCTGATAGTAGTAGCTGGAGAGTCGCTCTACGGTGACTACGAGCCGGCATGGGCTTCCTCATACTATAATGTCACACTAGATGGACCCAAGTTTGTTACAAATCTTATAAAATGGTTCATAAGGATTCTAGAGACGTATGATCCGATTACAAGATTGGAGACGATCGCCGTGTTCTCAGACCCGGTGGGAGACGATAAAGGCACTGGCACCTTCCTCTATCCAACCAACCCTGTATTCCAGCCCTCCATATACGACCTTGTAAAATTCGGAGCCTACGCGGATGACAACTTCATCTACTTTAGAACAACCGTGAAGAACCTGGGCGGAAACCCGTGGAATGGCCCTAACGGGTTCTGCCTCCAGAACGTTCAAATCTACATAGCAACGACTTCTGAAGCACTGCCGATAAGTACTAACAGCATAGGTCTCGGAGTACAGATATGGCATGGATGGCACTACGCAGTAATAGCCATACCGGGCTGGGGTACCACGCCCTACCCCGATGGAGAGGTCTCAGTTCTATTCAACGCTAACATGAGTATGCTAGCAGATGAGTACAACAACAACACAGTGTTTGACGTCTACCTCAGCGAGGCCGAGCCCAACACTATAGAGGTTAAAATAGCTAAGAGCCTGCTGGCAGACGTCGAGAATATCAGGAACTGGATCGTATTCGTAGCTCTTTCAAGCTATGACGGATACAGTGAAGGAAAGGTAAGAGGAGTCCAAACTGGTGATCCTGGAGAGTGGGTGTTAGGCGGAGGAGATCCCTTAGCCATCTTAGCCGGTGTCCAGCCCAAGGTGATAGACATTTTAGCTCCAACACCGGAAGCCCAGTATGCCATGTTGACAAGCTATGACACAGCTAACAATATCCCAGCAAAAGTAAGCGGTGTGAAACTTCTCGGATTGTTAGAGCCCGGAGTGGGTGCAACGGTAACCGAGACCCAAACCATTACCACGACAAAGACCGAGGTATCAACTACAACGAAGACTGAGACATCTCCCGTGACAGACTACACTATAACCGGCGTTGTTGCTGGAGTACTCCTGCTTGTCATAATTGTAATGGCAGTCACGATGATGAGGAAAAAGTAA